A single region of the Rhodanobacter sp. LX-99 genome encodes:
- a CDS encoding DUF6519 domain-containing protein encodes MKGDFARVSFDPALHYSQVFQQQGRVLLEADWNEQAQIQLHLLRTLVRDLVGPCWAAGSGFAITGSTTNADGSSKPLPLTDWQLAPGHFYVDGILCVNEAACTLAQQPNAPTPDYGVADGKSGFENPPQGFALWLDVWERHLCAVEAPGIADAALDGVDTASRAQVVWQLRMLDQPRAQQQLDDVTAALKTRQDAAGNPADIAAIKQQIAEVAKLRKSLDGNDQANASPCATVRQLLGARAAYALPRLRAELGPQESDNDPCVIAADARYRGCENQLYRVEIHQGGLAGTASFKWSRENGSVVFPVTRSDLGATADDGSAQLAVTLARLGRDARLGLAANDWVELVDDRYTLGQRAYPLLQVIAVDLASCGVTLNVPKNTTPWPLDDDPRRHPLLRRWDQREAVNAQGVLAVAEGAPIALEDSIQISFEPGGLYATGDYWLIPARVAGNGQLDWPSANGTPAALPPRGRHHYAALGVAGGGNYDECCCRFGTLCELIQAGSSRQPGVNDRRAVFAPRVATAKASAKPAPKRTRAKAKAIAKPA; translated from the coding sequence CCGCGTATTGCTGGAGGCGGACTGGAACGAACAGGCGCAGATCCAGCTGCACCTGCTGCGCACCCTGGTGCGCGACCTGGTCGGTCCGTGCTGGGCCGCGGGCAGCGGCTTCGCCATCACCGGCAGCACCACCAACGCGGACGGCAGCAGCAAGCCGCTGCCGCTGACCGACTGGCAGCTGGCGCCGGGCCACTTCTACGTCGACGGCATCCTGTGCGTGAACGAGGCCGCGTGCACCCTCGCGCAGCAGCCGAACGCGCCCACGCCCGACTACGGCGTGGCCGACGGCAAGAGCGGCTTCGAGAATCCGCCGCAAGGCTTCGCACTGTGGCTGGACGTGTGGGAGCGGCACCTGTGCGCGGTGGAGGCGCCGGGCATCGCCGACGCGGCGCTGGACGGCGTCGACACCGCCTCGCGTGCGCAAGTGGTGTGGCAGCTGCGCATGCTCGACCAGCCGCGGGCGCAGCAGCAGCTCGACGACGTCACCGCGGCACTGAAGACGCGCCAGGATGCTGCCGGCAATCCGGCCGACATTGCTGCGATCAAGCAGCAGATCGCCGAGGTGGCCAAACTGCGCAAGAGCCTCGACGGGAATGACCAGGCCAACGCTTCACCCTGTGCGACCGTGCGCCAACTGCTCGGTGCGCGCGCGGCGTACGCGCTGCCGCGGCTGCGCGCGGAGCTGGGTCCACAGGAATCCGACAACGACCCCTGCGTGATCGCCGCCGACGCGCGCTACCGCGGCTGCGAGAATCAGCTGTACCGGGTCGAGATCCACCAGGGCGGATTGGCCGGCACGGCCAGCTTCAAGTGGTCGCGCGAGAACGGCTCGGTGGTGTTTCCGGTCACGCGCAGCGACCTCGGCGCGACGGCGGACGACGGCAGCGCGCAGCTGGCGGTGACGCTGGCCCGGCTCGGCCGCGACGCCCGGCTCGGGCTGGCGGCGAACGACTGGGTCGAACTGGTCGACGACCGCTACACGTTGGGGCAGCGCGCGTATCCGCTGCTGCAGGTGATCGCGGTCGACCTGGCAAGCTGCGGTGTCACCCTGAACGTGCCGAAGAACACCACGCCGTGGCCGCTGGACGACGACCCGCGCCGGCATCCGCTGCTGCGCCGCTGGGACCAGCGCGAGGCGGTGAATGCGCAGGGTGTGCTGGCCGTGGCCGAGGGTGCGCCGATCGCGCTGGAAGACAGCATCCAGATCAGCTTCGAACCGGGCGGGCTGTATGCCACCGGCGACTATTGGCTGATCCCCGCGCGGGTGGCCGGCAACGGCCAGCTCGACTGGCCATCGGCGAACGGCACGCCTGCCGCCTTGCCGCCGCGCGGACGGCATCACTACGCGGCACTCGGCGTGGCCGGCGGCGGCAACTACGACGAATGCTGTTGCCGCTTCGGCACGTTGTGCGAGCTGATCCAGGCCGGCAGCAGCCGGCAGCCCGGCGTGAACGACCGCCGCGCCGTGTTCGCGCCGCGGGTTGCGACGGCCAAGGCCTCGGCCAAGCCGGCGCCGAAGCGAACCCGGGCGAAAGCGAAGGCAATCGCCAAGCCGGCCTGA
- the dusA gene encoding tRNA dihydrouridine(20/20a) synthase DusA, with protein sequence MNDSACVSPWRLSVAPMMDWTDRHCRYFHRLLTPRARLYTEMVTSAALVRGKQLRLLEHSQQEHPLALQLGGSEPHELAQAARFGAEAGYDEINLNVGCPSDRVQSGRFGACLMYEPALVGECVKAMRDAVGIPVTVKCRIGVDDQDDYAGLQHFTELMLEAGVEVLVVHARKAWLKGLSPKENREVPPLDYARVYRLKREFPELAVVINGGITTVAQVQAHLAQLDGVMLGRAAYHDPYLLAQVEHALHGEPLPTRESVLQHLRPYVEAELARGTALKHISRHLLGLYQGEPGARAFRRTLSEGAHLPGAGWALLEQAQAPCAAAA encoded by the coding sequence ATGAACGACTCCGCCTGCGTGTCACCCTGGCGTCTGTCCGTCGCCCCGATGATGGACTGGACCGACCGCCACTGCCGCTACTTCCACCGGCTGCTGACGCCGCGGGCGCGGCTGTATACCGAAATGGTGACCAGCGCGGCGCTGGTGCGCGGCAAACAGCTGCGCCTGCTCGAGCACAGCCAGCAGGAGCATCCGCTGGCGCTGCAACTCGGCGGCAGCGAGCCGCACGAACTGGCGCAGGCGGCGCGCTTCGGCGCCGAGGCCGGCTACGACGAGATCAACCTCAACGTGGGCTGCCCGTCGGACCGGGTGCAGTCGGGCCGCTTCGGCGCCTGCCTGATGTACGAACCGGCGCTGGTCGGCGAATGCGTGAAGGCGATGCGCGATGCGGTCGGCATCCCGGTGACGGTGAAATGCCGCATCGGCGTGGACGACCAGGACGACTACGCCGGCCTGCAGCACTTCACCGAGCTGATGCTGGAAGCCGGCGTCGAGGTGCTGGTGGTGCACGCGCGCAAGGCCTGGCTCAAGGGCTTGTCGCCGAAGGAGAACCGCGAGGTGCCGCCGCTGGACTACGCGCGGGTGTACCGGCTCAAGCGCGAATTCCCCGAACTGGCGGTAGTGATCAACGGCGGCATCACCACGGTGGCGCAGGTACAGGCGCACCTGGCGCAACTGGACGGGGTGATGCTGGGCCGCGCCGCGTACCACGACCCGTACCTGCTGGCGCAGGTCGAGCATGCGCTGCATGGCGAGCCGCTGCCCACGCGCGAAAGCGTGCTGCAGCACCTGCGGCCGTACGTCGAGGCCGAACTGGCGCGCGGCACCGCGCTGAAGCACATCAGCCGGCACCTGCTCGGTCTGTACCAGGGCGAACCGGGCGCGCGCGCGTTCCGCCGCACGCTCAGCGAGGGCGCGCACCTGCCGGGCGCGGGCTGGGCCCTGCTGGAGCAGGCCCAGGCGCCCTGCGCGGCGGCAGCGTGA
- a CDS encoding response regulator transcription factor, with translation MRILLVEDEAPLRETLAARLKRDGFAVDAAQDGEEGIYLGREVPFDLAIIDLGLPKMSGMELVKALREHGQRYPILILTARGSWQDKVEGLKYGADDYLVKPFHVEELLARINALVRRASGWSKPILACGMIKLDTTAQTVTVEGKLVDLTSYEYKVLEYLMLHAGELVSKADLTEHIYQQDFDRDSNVLEVFIGRLRRKLDPEGTLKPIETVRGRGYRFAIPRTDGDDE, from the coding sequence ATGCGCATCCTGTTGGTGGAGGACGAGGCGCCGTTGCGCGAGACGCTGGCGGCACGCCTGAAGCGGGACGGCTTCGCCGTCGATGCGGCGCAGGATGGCGAGGAGGGTATCTACCTCGGCCGCGAAGTGCCGTTCGACCTGGCGATCATCGACCTGGGCCTGCCCAAGATGTCCGGCATGGAACTGGTCAAGGCGCTGCGCGAGCATGGCCAGCGCTATCCGATCCTGATCCTGACCGCGCGCGGCAGCTGGCAGGACAAGGTCGAGGGGCTGAAGTACGGCGCCGACGACTACCTGGTGAAGCCGTTCCACGTCGAGGAACTGCTGGCGCGCATCAACGCGCTGGTGCGCCGCGCCAGCGGCTGGTCGAAGCCGATCCTGGCCTGCGGCATGATCAAGCTGGACACCACCGCGCAGACGGTGACGGTGGAGGGCAAGCTGGTCGACCTCACCAGCTACGAATACAAGGTGCTGGAGTACCTGATGCTGCACGCCGGCGAGCTGGTCTCCAAGGCCGATCTCACCGAACATATCTACCAGCAGGATTTCGACCGCGACTCCAACGTGCTCGAAGTGTTCATCGGCCGGTTGCGGCGCAAGCTGGATCCGGAAGGCACCCTCAAACCCATCGAGACGGTACGTGGACGCGGATACCGCTTTGCCATCCCGCGCACCGACGGCGACGACGAATGA
- a CDS encoding ATP-binding protein, whose protein sequence is MPSRAPTATTNERRSPRRPLSLAARAAIATSFVLAGFLGLVGLTLTQTNKARALRTLHDRLETFAIAYITNTDVNRYGKLLQPETSPNPNFSRPGSGLYAVALGDHGYHWESSSAIGRDFTFLKPLEPGQSQFVGPVDTRMGRLYYYSYGVALDTVDKKSVRLTVMVAQTEDQLEGESAVFRHTLVVWLSILGVMLIVLQLLLLRWSLTPLRKVASDMSRVERGDSEQLDSQYPLELTGLTERINAFITNEREQRTRYRHTLADLAHSLKTPLAVIRSQLESPTTGDEAARRSSVLDQVRRMNELVAYQLSRAATSGRQTFASAVPIAGHAEDLVQGLEKVYAAKNVLCEFDIEDGAVFYGEQGDLLELMGNLLENAFKWAGHRVLLVVKMQRQAGRQRPGLWLSVEDDGPGIAEDKIEKVLQRGVRGDERVQGHGIGLSIVQDIVHAYQGELVVDRSPEFGGARFNVSLPAS, encoded by the coding sequence TTGCCATCCCGCGCACCGACGGCGACGACGAATGAGCGCAGGTCGCCGCGCCGCCCGCTGTCGCTGGCGGCGCGCGCGGCGATCGCCACCAGCTTCGTGCTGGCAGGCTTTCTCGGCCTGGTCGGGCTCACCCTGACCCAGACCAACAAGGCGCGCGCGCTGCGCACGCTGCATGACCGGCTCGAGACTTTCGCGATCGCGTACATCACCAATACCGACGTCAACCGGTACGGCAAGCTGCTGCAGCCGGAAACCTCGCCGAACCCGAATTTCTCGCGGCCGGGTTCCGGCCTGTACGCCGTGGCGCTGGGCGACCACGGCTATCACTGGGAGTCGTCCTCGGCGATCGGCCGCGACTTCACCTTCCTGAAGCCGCTGGAGCCGGGCCAGAGCCAGTTCGTGGGGCCGGTCGACACCCGCATGGGCCGGCTGTACTACTACAGCTACGGCGTGGCGCTGGATACGGTGGACAAGAAGTCGGTGCGGCTTACCGTGATGGTGGCGCAGACCGAGGACCAGCTCGAAGGCGAGAGCGCGGTGTTCCGCCACACCCTGGTGGTCTGGCTGTCGATCCTCGGCGTGATGCTGATCGTGCTGCAGCTGCTGCTGCTGCGCTGGAGCCTGACCCCGCTGCGCAAGGTGGCCAGCGACATGAGCCGGGTCGAGCGCGGCGACAGCGAGCAACTGGACAGCCAGTACCCGCTGGAACTGACCGGCCTGACCGAGCGCATCAATGCCTTCATCACCAACGAGCGCGAACAGCGCACGCGTTACCGGCATACCCTGGCCGACCTGGCGCACAGCCTGAAGACGCCGCTGGCGGTGATCCGCTCGCAGCTGGAATCGCCGACGACGGGAGACGAGGCGGCGCGGCGCAGCAGCGTGCTCGATCAGGTGCGGCGGATGAACGAGCTGGTCGCCTACCAGCTGTCGCGCGCCGCCACGTCAGGCCGCCAGACCTTCGCCAGCGCGGTGCCGATCGCCGGCCACGCCGAGGATCTGGTGCAAGGCCTGGAAAAGGTCTATGCCGCCAAGAACGTGCTGTGCGAATTCGACATCGAGGACGGCGCGGTGTTCTACGGCGAGCAGGGCGACCTGCTGGAGCTGATGGGCAACCTGCTGGAGAACGCGTTCAAGTGGGCCGGCCACCGCGTACTGCTGGTGGTGAAGATGCAGCGCCAGGCCGGCCGGCAGCGGCCCGGCCTGTGGCTGAGCGTGGAAGACGACGGCCCGGGCATCGCCGAGGACAAGATCGAGAAGGTGCTGCAGCGCGGCGTGCGCGGCGACGAGCGGGTGCAGGGGCACGGCATCGGCCTGTCGATCGTGCAGGACATCGTGCACGCCTACCAGGGCGAACTGGTGGTCGACCGTTCGCCGGAATTCGGCGGCGCACGCTTCAACGTGAGCCTGCCGGCAAGCTGA
- a CDS encoding M90 family metallopeptidase, producing the protein MPGHWLQSLRARFEPAPITDPLWRRALAGCPLARRLDPERQQHLRRLSALFLARKRFHALAGAVLDDYWRLLIAMQACLPALQQGAASLRGWREVLIYPGEFKVRRSHHDDRTGVVTEGDEIRIGEAWERGPLVLSLADVQLDLEQPWDGYNVVVHEMAHKLDMLDGPPDGVPPLVNIPRRRWIQQFQLAYDRLAAMPQDSCDSPIDHYATESAAEYFAVVSELHYSQPALLREAEPTIAELLEAFYGRSPAEGREPAGFCRAR; encoded by the coding sequence ATGCCGGGGCATTGGTTGCAATCGCTGCGGGCGCGTTTCGAGCCGGCGCCGATAACCGACCCACTGTGGCGACGCGCACTGGCCGGCTGCCCGCTGGCACGCCGGCTCGACCCCGAACGGCAACAACACCTGCGCCGGTTGTCCGCCCTGTTCCTGGCGCGCAAGCGCTTCCATGCACTGGCCGGCGCCGTGCTGGACGACTACTGGCGCCTGCTGATCGCCATGCAGGCCTGCCTGCCGGCGCTGCAGCAGGGCGCCGCCAGCCTGCGCGGCTGGCGCGAGGTGCTGATCTACCCGGGCGAGTTCAAGGTGCGCCGCAGCCACCACGACGACCGCACCGGCGTGGTCACCGAGGGTGACGAGATCCGCATCGGCGAAGCGTGGGAACGGGGCCCGCTGGTGCTGTCGCTGGCCGACGTGCAACTGGACCTGGAGCAGCCGTGGGACGGCTACAACGTGGTCGTGCACGAGATGGCGCACAAGCTGGACATGCTCGATGGCCCGCCCGACGGCGTACCGCCGCTGGTGAACATCCCGCGGCGGCGCTGGATCCAGCAGTTCCAGCTGGCCTACGACCGCCTGGCCGCGATGCCGCAGGACAGCTGCGACAGTCCGATCGATCACTACGCCACCGAAAGCGCCGCCGAGTATTTCGCCGTGGTCAGCGAGCTGCATTACTCGCAGCCGGCGCTGCTGCGCGAGGCCGAGCCGACGATCGCCGAATTGCTGGAGGCGTTCTACGGCCGCTCGCCGGCCGAGGGCCGCGAGCCGGCCGGCTTCTGCCGCGCACGCTGA
- a CDS encoding biotin--[acetyl-CoA-carboxylase] ligase has product MQPAQLLALLAGGEALSGAGLAAQAGVTRAAIWKQVEALRARGVPIEARGAAGYRLPWALQMLDAKQIRAAMPAPLARSLGALEVHWELDSTSSELQRRGAAAADLSIVLAETQHAGRGRRGREWLSPPGLNLYLSCLKRFESGFAALTGLSLAVGVIVLRALENLGIAGAGLKWPNDVLAVTDGQAGGKLGGILVELSGEYQGPCAAIIGIGLNLRLTPALHEQAGQPASDLAILAGGTPPDRNRTAAALIAALVEGLRQFERDGFAAFGADYARCDLLRDQPLQLSGALGTFDGLGAGVDAHGALQVRMADGSVRGIDSADVTVRRA; this is encoded by the coding sequence ATGCAGCCGGCGCAGTTGCTGGCTTTGCTTGCCGGAGGCGAAGCGTTGTCCGGCGCCGGCCTGGCCGCGCAGGCCGGGGTGACCCGTGCGGCGATCTGGAAGCAGGTCGAGGCCTTGCGTGCCCGCGGCGTGCCGATCGAGGCGCGCGGTGCGGCCGGCTACCGTCTGCCGTGGGCGTTGCAGATGCTGGACGCGAAGCAGATTCGCGCCGCCATGCCAGCGCCGCTGGCGCGTTCGCTGGGTGCGCTGGAGGTGCATTGGGAGCTCGACTCCACTTCCAGTGAACTGCAGCGCCGCGGCGCCGCCGCGGCGGACCTCAGCATCGTGCTGGCCGAGACCCAGCATGCCGGCCGCGGCCGGCGTGGCCGCGAGTGGCTGTCGCCGCCGGGTCTGAACCTGTATCTGTCCTGCCTCAAGCGTTTCGAGTCGGGGTTTGCCGCGCTGACCGGGTTGTCGCTTGCCGTCGGCGTGATCGTGCTGCGCGCGCTGGAGAACCTGGGCATCGCCGGGGCCGGCTTGAAGTGGCCGAACGACGTGCTGGCCGTCACCGACGGGCAGGCGGGCGGCAAACTGGGCGGCATCCTGGTCGAGCTGAGCGGCGAATACCAGGGACCGTGCGCGGCGATCATCGGCATCGGCCTCAACCTGCGGCTGACGCCGGCGCTGCACGAACAGGCCGGCCAGCCCGCCAGCGATCTGGCCATCCTGGCTGGCGGCACGCCGCCGGATCGCAACCGCACCGCGGCGGCATTGATCGCAGCGCTGGTCGAGGGGCTGCGGCAGTTCGAGCGCGACGGCTTCGCCGCGTTCGGCGCCGACTATGCGCGCTGCGACCTGCTGCGCGACCAGCCGCTGCAGTTGAGCGGTGCATTGGGCACGTTCGACGGCCTGGGCGCCGGGGTGGATGCGCACGGTGCGCTGCAGGTGCGCATGGCCGACGGCAGCGTGCGCGGGATCGACAGCGCGGACGTCACGGTACGCCGCGCATGA
- a CDS encoding type III pantothenate kinase has translation MSRLLLDLGNTRLKWALQAQPDGWLARGAVDWQEDLAIALASAWTGLPRPEQVIAASVVDAAREAQVAAMAERLFACTPTWLRTPAHACGVRNAYAEPQRLGVDRFLAMVAAHADGRAPCVLAGVGTALTLDALAADGRHLGGLIAPGPRLMQQSLLDATARVRPERPGEIVELADNTADAVASGCWQAAAALVERFATRSAARFGTAPALILGGGDAAPLLPLLSLPAKLSQDGVLRGLAVWANAQ, from the coding sequence ATGAGCAGGCTCTTGCTCGACCTCGGCAACACACGGCTGAAATGGGCGCTGCAGGCGCAGCCGGATGGCTGGCTGGCGCGCGGCGCGGTGGACTGGCAGGAGGATCTTGCAATCGCACTGGCGTCGGCCTGGACCGGCCTGCCGCGACCGGAACAGGTGATCGCGGCGTCGGTCGTCGATGCCGCGCGCGAAGCCCAGGTGGCGGCCATGGCGGAACGCCTGTTCGCCTGCACGCCGACCTGGCTGCGCACGCCGGCCCATGCCTGCGGCGTGCGCAACGCATATGCGGAGCCGCAGCGGCTGGGCGTGGATCGTTTCCTGGCGATGGTCGCGGCGCACGCCGATGGCCGCGCGCCGTGCGTGCTGGCCGGCGTCGGCACCGCGCTCACGCTGGATGCGCTGGCGGCGGATGGCCGGCACCTTGGCGGCTTGATCGCGCCGGGGCCGCGGTTGATGCAGCAGTCGCTGCTGGACGCCACGGCGCGGGTGCGGCCGGAGCGGCCGGGTGAGATCGTGGAACTGGCCGACAACACGGCCGACGCGGTGGCCTCGGGCTGCTGGCAGGCGGCCGCTGCGCTGGTGGAGCGCTTCGCCACGCGCTCGGCGGCACGGTTTGGCACGGCGCCCGCGCTGATCCTCGGCGGCGGCGACGCCGCGCCGCTGCTCCCGCTGCTGTCGTTGCCGGCCAAGCTGAGCCAGGACGGCGTGCTGCGCGGCCTGGCCGTGTGGGCCAACGCGCAGTGA